In a single window of the Candidatus Omnitrophota bacterium genome:
- a CDS encoding glycoside hydrolase family 2 TIM barrel-domain containing protein → MKRWACFFFLLFHIAFGGEAAQPDNSQSPFSLFLSGEWRFAKDNKGEESASIGLTVRILSLKDDADWECIALDVSLIDPQGKEAAHSQIAWFEREGNAAWGRLQLPIYHPILWNAEHPSLYRLAVELRRRGETLNRVERLVAPRRVETVGGELRLNGVPIKLRGAVYRDIETQTPSEDLWRRNLEFLRGANINAIFFPHPPHPRLMELCGQYGFYVVCNIPFGADSLPASAAGTIHPASGIKETIQAYSLDPALIAWNLPCGELEPDAISGVVKSLKEWDASRSLIISGPSAESYLEQADLWAPACESLDDLKRLSRLSQPAIVIGYPAALDNAMEGLEELWPEIRRNPQLTGAFIDPFEDKNAAAAFADKILPANYFLIRKAYSPIQIEEDIIPIKPGKRTVELTLHNFYEFSNLQEASCRWTLWRNREQADSGAIQLQLPPRQKMAMALVLNIPGDVVDHEYNLVMQFSAPDGRLIDESSAWLKPADWEKSFLMRLRDMIWNKKWKVDAAVDEIRIEAETFLFRLPAASPSWFLLLRQGNYRLVTGGPYIRLGRQPSLVDRLHQQEGRLTLPEPFLLKDLKTQGRVVNPKGDEVEIQSVYASIPADDPSRAVVMQLDVLASPFGFCDVRYRLDPGPAVRNFLEVGLSFLIPARLDRILWLGDGPYPSYPGGSLSSHRGIFGLSPLKDFAPGNRLRVNLAAFVDEKGNGLGIMMLDGSLAFEPGAEGTLVSVNSAAAGLGDRFHPSRHLLSSSRLDETQRSASFRLIPLERNRYPKLFEELMKN, encoded by the coding sequence ATGAAACGATGGGCTTGCTTCTTTTTTCTATTATTCCATATCGCGTTCGGCGGCGAAGCGGCGCAGCCGGATAATTCTCAGTCGCCCTTTTCGCTCTTTTTGAGCGGCGAATGGCGTTTTGCTAAGGATAACAAGGGCGAAGAATCCGCCTCCATCGGGTTAACGGTCCGCATTCTTTCATTGAAGGATGACGCCGATTGGGAGTGCATTGCGTTGGACGTCTCCCTAATCGATCCCCAAGGGAAAGAAGCAGCCCATAGCCAGATAGCCTGGTTTGAGAGAGAGGGGAACGCCGCTTGGGGCCGATTGCAATTGCCGATATACCACCCCATCCTCTGGAATGCGGAACATCCTTCCCTTTACCGGCTCGCCGTCGAGCTGCGCCGCCGGGGAGAGACGCTTAACCGCGTCGAGCGTCTCGTCGCTCCGCGCCGCGTCGAAACCGTTGGCGGCGAATTGCGTTTGAACGGCGTTCCCATCAAACTGCGCGGCGCCGTATATCGCGATATCGAAACTCAGACGCCCAGCGAAGACCTTTGGCGCCGCAACCTGGAATTTCTGCGCGGCGCCAATATCAATGCCATATTCTTTCCCCATCCGCCCCATCCGCGCCTGATGGAACTTTGCGGCCAATACGGTTTTTATGTCGTCTGCAATATTCCTTTCGGCGCCGATTCGCTTCCGGCGAGCGCTGCGGGGACCATCCATCCAGCTTCGGGAATCAAGGAGACGATCCAGGCTTATTCCCTCGATCCCGCCTTGATCGCCTGGAATCTGCCCTGCGGCGAATTAGAACCTGACGCCATTTCGGGAGTCGTAAAATCTCTCAAGGAATGGGATGCAAGCCGTTCGCTTATCATTTCGGGGCCGTCGGCGGAATCGTATTTAGAGCAAGCGGATTTATGGGCGCCTGCTTGCGAGTCGTTGGACGATCTGAAAAGATTATCGCGCCTGTCCCAACCGGCCATTGTTATTGGTTATCCCGCCGCTTTGGATAACGCGATGGAAGGATTGGAAGAACTGTGGCCTGAAATTCGGCGCAATCCCCAGCTGACGGGCGCATTTATCGATCCATTCGAAGACAAGAATGCCGCCGCCGCTTTCGCCGATAAAATCCTTCCGGCCAATTATTTCCTGATACGCAAGGCGTATTCCCCTATTCAAATTGAAGAAGATATTATTCCCATTAAGCCGGGAAAGCGAACGGTGGAGCTTACGCTGCATAATTTTTATGAATTCTCCAATCTTCAAGAAGCATCCTGCCGCTGGACTTTATGGCGCAATCGAGAGCAGGCCGATAGCGGAGCCATTCAACTGCAACTTCCCCCGCGCCAGAAAATGGCGATGGCTCTGGTTTTGAATATCCCCGGCGATGTAGTAGATCATGAATATAACTTAGTTATGCAATTCAGCGCCCCGGATGGCCGTCTCATCGACGAATCCTCCGCCTGGCTCAAACCGGCCGATTGGGAAAAATCTTTCCTCATGCGGCTGCGCGACATGATATGGAACAAAAAATGGAAAGTGGACGCCGCCGTCGATGAAATCCGCATCGAAGCCGAAACCTTTCTTTTCCGCCTTCCCGCCGCATCTCCTTCCTGGTTTCTACTGCTTCGGCAAGGCAATTATCGCCTCGTTACCGGCGGGCCCTATATCCGCCTTGGCCGCCAACCTTCGCTGGTGGATCGGTTGCATCAACAGGAAGGCCGTTTGACGCTGCCGGAGCCGTTTTTGTTGAAGGACTTGAAAACGCAGGGCCGAGTCGTCAATCCCAAAGGCGATGAGGTGGAGATTCAATCGGTTTACGCTTCCATCCCAGCGGACGATCCCAGCCGGGCGGTCGTTATGCAATTGGATGTTCTGGCATCGCCGTTCGGCTTTTGCGATGTACGATATCGTCTTGATCCCGGTCCCGCCGTACGTAATTTTCTTGAAGTGGGACTATCGTTTTTGATCCCCGCCCGCCTCGACCGCATCCTCTGGCTGGGAGACGGCCCCTATCCCTCTTATCCCGGCGGCAGCCTCTCGTCGCATCGAGGAATATTCGGTCTCTCTCCACTTAAAGATTTTGCGCCTGGCAACCGTTTGCGCGTCAATCTCGCCGCTTTTGTGGATGAAAAGGGCAATGGCTTGGGCATTATGATGCTGGACGGCAGCCTCGCTTTCGAACCTGGCGCTGAGGGAACGCTGGTGAGCGTCAATTCCGCCGCGGCGGGCTTGGGCGATCGATTCCATCCCTCACGGCATCTTCTATCGTCCAGCCGTCTCGATGAGACGCAGCGCAGCGCCTCTTTTCGCTTGATTCCCTTGGAACGCAACCGATATCCGAAATTATTCGAAGAACTCATGAAAAATTAA
- a CDS encoding PIG-L family deacetylase codes for MKTRWLIGLAGFIAAWFFVNGYSSCAAEKELRIIAFGAHPDDCEIRVGACAAKWAKLGHKVKFVSATNGDIGHSVMAGGPLALRRTREVEEAAKILGIETQVLDIHDGEIMPTLENRKMFIRLIREWNADIVITNRPNDYHPDHRYTSILVQDAAFMVTVPFICPDSPPMKKNPVFLYWPDRFQKPYPFTPDIAVGIDDVVEQAFHALERLRSQFQEQGAGGNGDPASFFQGDEKASLEFTKNRFDGRLRAQDSWRPLLEKFYGKKEAAKIKYAQAFELCEYGRSPSKEEWMQLFPFFPKE; via the coding sequence ATGAAAACAAGGTGGTTAATAGGTTTGGCGGGCTTTATCGCCGCTTGGTTTTTCGTCAACGGATATTCTTCCTGCGCCGCCGAGAAGGAATTGCGGATCATCGCCTTCGGAGCGCATCCCGACGACTGCGAGATACGGGTGGGCGCCTGCGCCGCCAAATGGGCGAAATTAGGGCATAAGGTTAAATTCGTTTCCGCCACCAACGGCGACATCGGCCATTCCGTCATGGCGGGCGGCCCTCTCGCCCTGCGCCGCACGCGGGAAGTGGAAGAGGCCGCCAAGATTCTCGGCATCGAAACTCAAGTGCTGGATATCCACGACGGCGAGATCATGCCGACGCTGGAGAACCGCAAGATGTTCATCCGCCTGATCCGCGAATGGAACGCGGACATCGTCATCACCAACCGGCCTAACGATTACCACCCAGACCACCGTTATACCTCTATCCTAGTGCAGGATGCCGCTTTTATGGTAACGGTTCCCTTTATTTGTCCCGATTCGCCGCCCATGAAGAAAAATCCGGTTTTTCTTTATTGGCCGGACCGGTTCCAGAAGCCGTATCCCTTTACGCCGGATATCGCGGTGGGCATAGACGATGTAGTCGAACAAGCTTTCCATGCTTTAGAGCGTTTGAGATCGCAATTCCAAGAACAAGGCGCGGGCGGAAATGGCGATCCCGCTTCCTTCTTCCAGGGAGACGAGAAAGCCAGCCTTGAATTTACGAAGAACCGCTTCGATGGGCGGTTGCGGGCGCAGGATTCCTGGCGGCCATTGCTGGAGAAATTTTACGGCAAGAAAGAAGCCGCCAAGATCAAGTACGCCCAAGCATTCGAACTCTGCGAATACGGACGCAGCCCCAGCAAAGAGGAATGGATGCAGCTGTTTCCCTTCTTCCCCAAAGAATGA
- a CDS encoding PIG-L family deacetylase has product MNDQENRAPLRIIAFGAHPDDCEIFAGGTAAKYAARGDEVLFVSLTNGDAGHQNDGGETLARRRAAEAQRAASVLGIQYRVLDFHDGQLQPTLEARYQVIRLIRQWRADIVFCHRPNDYHPDHRAVGILIQDSAYMVVVPNVCPDVPALRKNPFFFYVWDAYRKPYPFQVDAAVDVDGVMAKKLDMMHCHESQFYEWLPYVENSLDSVPASDSERRKWLEESWGEWLCAMTDCARGWLAERYGNAKAAAIRWAEPFELCEYGSRPSEQDWERLFPF; this is encoded by the coding sequence ATGAACGACCAAGAGAATCGCGCGCCTTTGCGGATAATCGCGTTTGGGGCGCATCCGGACGATTGCGAGATATTCGCCGGAGGAACGGCGGCCAAATACGCTGCCCGGGGCGATGAAGTTCTCTTCGTCTCTCTGACGAACGGCGACGCTGGACATCAAAACGATGGCGGGGAAACGCTGGCCCGGCGGCGCGCGGCGGAAGCCCAACGGGCGGCTTCGGTTTTGGGCATACAATACCGCGTGCTTGATTTTCACGACGGCCAGCTGCAGCCGACATTAGAGGCGCGTTATCAAGTGATCCGCCTGATCCGCCAATGGCGCGCCGACATCGTCTTCTGCCATCGCCCCAACGATTATCATCCCGATCATCGCGCCGTGGGCATCTTGATTCAAGATTCGGCGTATATGGTTGTGGTTCCCAACGTCTGTCCCGATGTTCCCGCCCTGCGAAAAAATCCCTTTTTCTTTTACGTCTGGGACGCCTACCGCAAGCCTTATCCCTTTCAAGTGGACGCCGCCGTGGATGTAGACGGCGTTATGGCGAAAAAACTCGATATGATGCACTGCCATGAATCGCAGTTTTACGAATGGCTGCCTTATGTAGAAAATTCTCTTGACTCCGTTCCCGCTTCCGATTCGGAGCGTAGAAAATGGCTGGAAGAATCTTGGGGCGAATGGCTTTGCGCCATGACGGACTGCGCCCGCGGCTGGCTCGCCGAGCGTTATGGAAATGCGAAAGCTGCCGCCATTCGCTGGGCCGAACCGTTCGAATTGTGCGAATACGGCTCTCGTCCCTCCGAGCAGGATTGGGAACGGTTGTTTCCCTTCTAA
- a CDS encoding PIG-L family deacetylase: MRKGLLISLAGFIAAIFMANGFDANAAEKELRIIAFGAHPDDCEIEVGPCAYKWAQLGHKVKFVSVTNGDIGHSVIAGGPLALRRTLEANEAAKILGIETQVLDIHDGELMPTLENRKTIIRLIREWNADIVITNRPNDYHPDHRYTSILVQDAAYMVTVPFICPDVQPLKKNPVFLYWPDGFQKPYPFSPDIAVGVDDAMEPMFKALDCLKSQFHEEGAGGNGDPASFFKGDEKASLEFTKKYFDSWFHAKPEWKPMLEEFHGKEAAAKIRYAKAYELCEYGRIPNKEELKQLFPFFSK, from the coding sequence ATGAGAAAAGGTTTGCTGATAAGTTTGGCCGGTTTCATCGCTGCGATCTTCATGGCCAATGGATTCGACGCTAACGCCGCCGAGAAAGAACTGCGGATCATCGCTTTTGGGGCGCATCCCGACGACTGCGAGATCGAAGTCGGTCCCTGCGCCTACAAATGGGCGCAGTTGGGGCATAAGGTCAAATTCGTTTCTGTGACCAACGGCGACATAGGACATTCCGTCATCGCCGGAGGTCCGCTCGCCTTGCGCCGTACGCTGGAAGCGAATGAAGCCGCCAAGATTCTAGGCATCGAAACGCAGGTTTTGGATATTCACGATGGAGAACTAATGCCGACGCTGGAGAACCGCAAGACGATCATCCGCTTGATCCGGGAATGGAACGCGGACATCGTCATCACCAACCGGCCCAACGATTATCACCCCGACCACCGGTATACGTCGATTCTGGTGCAAGACGCGGCGTATATGGTAACGGTTCCCTTCATTTGTCCCGATGTTCAGCCTTTGAAGAAGAATCCCGTGTTTCTCTATTGGCCGGATGGATTCCAGAAGCCGTATCCCTTTTCTCCCGATATCGCCGTAGGCGTCGACGATGCGATGGAACCGATGTTTAAGGCCTTGGATTGCTTGAAATCGCAATTCCACGAAGAAGGCGCAGGCGGAAACGGCGATCCCGCTTCCTTTTTCAAAGGAGACGAAAAGGCCAGCCTCGAATTTACAAAGAAATATTTCGACAGTTGGTTCCACGCGAAACCGGAATGGAAGCCGATGCTGGAAGAATTTCACGGCAAAGAGGCCGCCGCCAAGATCCGCTACGCCAAAGCTTACGAACTATGTGAATACGGAAGGATTCCTAACAAAGAGGAATTAAAACAGCTATTTCCCTTCTTTTCGAAATAA
- a CDS encoding zinc ribbon domain-containing protein, whose product MKNYTQHFSNYTCPKCRGRVFYAEELSLSSLPKKLRLQFNNNRYLTVTCELCGYTEFYNLKVLAKVKNEVPAVQPKPAAVEKAE is encoded by the coding sequence ATGAAGAATTATACCCAGCATTTTTCCAATTATACTTGCCCCAAATGCCGGGGCCGCGTCTTCTATGCGGAAGAATTGTCGTTGAGCAGCTTGCCGAAAAAATTGCGTCTGCAATTCAACAACAACCGTTATCTGACCGTCACTTGTGAATTGTGCGGATATACGGAATTTTATAATCTCAAAGTTCTGGCCAAAGTCAAAAACGAAGTCCCCGCCGTCCAACCCAAACCCGCCGCCGTGGAAAAGGCGGAATAG